In Brassica napus cultivar Da-Ae chromosome C2, Da-Ae, whole genome shotgun sequence, the sequence ATCACTTGAATTTTCCGTTTCTCGTCTTGATAAATGAAagtaattgattaaaaaaaacatttatttcaaATCATAATGCATCGCATGCAAGTCGTAACTACATAGACGCACCCATAAAATCAACTAGCAGTTTTCCTGCGCatgtaatagtaatttttaacataatattttttatttcaaaagaaaattttgatttatatttcaacattattaatttatattttaacttcaattgttataaaaaatcataaacatatttttgtaatcttatttcttttgatttggtataactatttaaatttgattttatttaaattttaataaagataaaattagattttataaaaatagttttaattatattattgtgtttaatgattatttattttaaatatatatatatatatatatatataccttcccatctaattttaaatatatacatatatatatatatttacatataaatataaattctaataaatttgagattttgtttgttttagttaaactgaaaaatcttttttttttttgatgaaatgttaaatttattgatcatctTTGAAAAAATGTTTATGTACATCTATAAGGCGTTTACTAACTGAACCTTATTAAAGAATCAACAAATTTGGAAGCCtatgaaaaaattatagatcACTCCTTTAATTTAAACGATGAAGATGaacagataaatttaaataatgtgtaaatatttaactatcaaatttgttttagattagtgttactttatttagtttatttttattaatgtgagatacatagatattattattttaattgtgatatatgaattattaatatatttaatagtttaccataaataaatatttatatggaaaattgacattaatgatgatatatgagttatttttattaccatatttaaaatccctgaaaaaaaagttaaatttttataaggaaaTTTTACATCTCACACTTAATACGATGTCATGtcactattttttaaaactatgtCATCTATTTTAAGTGTCATGTCATCTTTTTTTCAGCGAGAATGATTGTAGTGACAACATGTGtataaatcacttcgcaaatatagtgcAGGATAACAGATGGGCCAAATAAGAAAGTATAATATCCATATGAAACTGTAGAGGAATGGGCCTAGCTTGACTGTAGTAGCCCAATTAGAATACCGAGAATCAACGATGATTTGTGATTATCTAAAAACATCCTGAACGTAAACTGAAATCAGTAAGAAGCTAATGTGTAATGTTTTTTTGTGAGAAACAACAATAGGTTGCGACAATCTCCACAGTGTGAAAGTAAACTTTcttctttgatgattttgttaatgttttagCCTTTTGTCGATGTTATTACCACGATGTTTGTAGTAACGATGTTAATTGGTTCTTTTATTTAAGCTGTGTGTATCATGTCTGTGTGTAGACAATGCAACGAGCACTGTTTCTTAGAGCAACTCCATAACTCCATCCATTAGAACTCCTGATAGGTTCTAATgattaaattaatagatttaaagGTGATATGAGAAGTTAAGAACCTTAGTTAGTGAAAATAACTTAttcttcttaaattttttttttttttaagttgaatgatatagatttgataacataaaattttaaataaaaatgacataaaGCTACAAATCAAAAGATACAACTACAAATCATAAAGCTATTCAACTCAACATCTGTCTAGTGATTAGGTTGTTTTGTATATAGTCATTTACCTCCAATTCTGAAGCTTTCTCATCAAGTACACTCATTGCTTCATCAGGTTGAGGCACTGTAAAAGCAGGAACTCCACTCTGCAACACAGACAAATCAATAAGAATGAAATTCAAACCGAAGCAACGCAGAAGCTTCTTGTTGTTACCTTGAAGATACCAGCTTTCTCTGCAGAGATTTCAGCAAGCGTGTGTCCTAAATAAAACCAactgattagaaaaaaaaaacatttggatTCATTTATTTCCTGACAAAAGAGACTATCCAAGAATCTCTGTATGATCATAACCGAGAGAAGCAATACCACAGACGACAGGCTTCTTAATCTATATACTAACATAACGCTTTGTTAGAGATGGAAACAGAACGAATAGAATCTTAATAATACTTTGTCCTACCACGTTAGAACAACCACAGAACAAATCATTCAAAAGGATCTAAACTTGCTGCTCTTGTTGCTTTCCATAAACCacattttgtttcttctcctcATCTTTCATCTCCACCGTCTTCTTCTCATCCTTTTCAGCATCTGTTGATTTCTTCTCCTAACGCACATTCAAACCCACTTGGTATCTTCACACAAGACATAACAAAACGTCAATGTTTAGTAATCAAGTTTCAGTTAAGGAAGGGAGAAGTAAAGTTAAACTTACTGCAACAAAAGGGTCACGACCGATAAGACCATAGATGAACCAAGAAATTCCACAGAGAAACACAAAGAGTGATAAAAAGAATGACATATACTCTACACTCTTTGTCTTCGTCACCAATCTCTGTTCatcaaaaatcaaacatttaaaaaaaacagagccAAAGTTGAAGAAACACGTCTTGTTCTGTTCatcaaaaatcaaacatttaaaaaaaaacagagccaAAGTTGAAGAAACACGTCTTGAGTGATTTCTTACCATGATTGAGAGTGGAGAAGCGTACATGATGATGGAGAAAACAGTAGCTGCGATACCACAGAAGGAGAGAGGGACATAAAGAGGAGGTCCACTAAAAAAGTGACACGCAAGGGTACTTACCAATCCTTAAAGGCCCAAGTTAAGCATCGGTTCTTTTGTTTTTAagcctttttcatttatttttttttcacttttttttagaACCTTTCTTAAGAAGTGGCCGATGGAGATGGTTATAGTCCTCAATGGGTTGTACTGTTCATGGATATTAATATTCGAATAGTATAGTATATAGTAAGATTATAGATGTCACAGGAAACCTGCCCTAGCATGTGGGTGGATCATAAAAGCCATCTTCTTATTCAACCAAAGGAGGTCGTATCTAATTTGTTTTCTTGCTGTTGTTATATTATGaggaaaactatataattttaagtTCAAACATGATCTGCCAACAaattaatcatgttttaaatAAGGatttaaatagttaatattaactttcagatttttttttttagctgacaaaaaataaataactttcAGATTTTACCAGCTTTTATAATAAATTGCTTagtattttggtttttaacatatttttcagattttaccAGCTTTTAAGATAAATTGCTtaatttttgggtttttaaaCATATTAACTTTAAGATTTACCAGCTAAAATACAAAAGTTGTAAGGTCAAGTATCAACAACAGATAGATCACCTAACTTTCAAAGGAATTTATTCGTAAAATCTTTATGATGCAAGAAAGActttttaagaatatttttctttatattaaatGACTAATCTATtagaaacgaagaagaagaaagtttgaatttgacaaaataatatatactatataaaggaaagaaagaaagaaggaaagaaagaaagaaagaaagagaacaaaagaaagaagaaaagctCAAAGAactcaaaagaagaagaaagatgtaTAATCAACAACAGTATCCAGTTGGTGCTCCTCCTCCCCAAGGTAATAGATCTTCTCTCTAGTTCGGTTTGTATCGTCTCTGCTGGTTTAATCTTTGCTCTCTCTTGAATTCTTGTTGAAAAGGGTATCCTCCTAAGGACGCTTATCCTCCCGCCGGTTATCCGCCGCCGGGATATGCTCAGGGATACCCTGCTCAAGgttatcctcctcctcctcaataCTCTCAAGCTCCTCCTCAGCAAAAGCAACAAGTCGGTATGCTCGAAGGATGGTATATTCTTGATCCCtccatctctctttttttaattaaaatgatcttttgtttgttttagtatccaaataataatatgttttgtggtctgtttatatatatgtaaatcacaGTTTGGCTGCTCTCTGCTGTTGCTGTCTCTTGGATGCTTGTTTCTGATCGCAGACGACGATTCTGTTTACATTTTTACATCATGTAAAGACCGTCTTTGTCTTGTTCAAATATCTCTCTTCTGTTGTTCTATCTTCTTTTTGTCttgtgaatttttttgttatattcttATGGATTATTGACTCGTCCATGACCATATGTCTCTTTCATATACAAGAATTCGAAACTATTGAGAAGTAGATCAGCAAATGATCAGAAATCTTGTTCAAATATCTCTCTTCTGTTGTTCTATCTTCTTTTTGTCttgtgaatttttttgttatattcttATGGATTATTGACTCGTCCATGACCATATGTCTCTTTCATATACAAGAATTCGAAACTATTGAGAAGTAGATCAGCAAATGATCAGAAATCTTAGATGAGGTGtttgtcatcatcatcatcatcatcatcatcatatttattataacatacaaaaaataatcCATTCAGACAAAAGCTCACAGATGCTAAATAACGAAGAAACAAAGAGAGTTTTATACAGCTTGAgacaaatttaatatagtttttttttttttgaacataaatttaatatagtttgacaaaaaaaaaagagagagagaaatttaATAATCAAATCATGCTATTATGAATAAGAAAGTGAATTCAGATTGTGTTGTATTCTTCTATATTACTACTAGATtgttgattttgagaaaatttacaagcatttcaaatctttttttcttactACTCTCTTCCCAAACTTTGAGAATGTCATAAACTGAAAGTGAatattcttcatcatcatcttcaataTCTAGTGTTCTTCTAGACCCCCAACTTCTAATATAATCTCAATTACAACTAATCAGGTTCTTTCAAAATGTGCAATGAACTcataataaaactgaaaaatccAAAACTTGGAGGAAGGTGTAATCTCATTGCgtaaaacaataaaatctaaTGTACAGAGGAAGACTGAGAAAAGACGAAGAACTTGCAGAGAGACTAACATTTAATCTCTTTGCGACTTTAGCCCCCTGTTGCAAAGAAAAACATCTTCACAATCCAAgtcctttttgtttgtttgtttgaagACCTATCAATGAAAGCTCCATCTCTTGCGTGAAGAATAATTGAGACAATGTTACTAGTTAGAGGTTATTACCAAGTAGAGCTcttgctctctctctcgcttACAAAGAGTAGTTCCACCAGTTAATTCGACAGATCGGTCTGGAGGAACTTTTTCCTCCACGGGCTCTGCTAAattgaagcttcttcttctctctctctctatccttTCGCTCTTGGGGAAGATTTGGGATTGGAAGCTGCATTTATACGCTCCGTTTCAGCCAGTAGCGGAGAGTCGTTTAATTGGGTTTCGCTTTGGGCTTTTAGGCCCACTTTAGTGGGTTATTATACAAGAGTAAGGTAATCTCAATggaaaaaaatgacaaaaataatttttattaaaagttagGTTAACTAAtctggatttagggtttagagttaaaggatgAAGTTTTGagatatgatttcaaatttttaaaaataaaaaataataattaaaatttcaaaataaaaaagactattttaatcatttttttctttgaaaactatttttatgacaatttaaaaatgactatttgagagaatta encodes:
- the LOC106431211 gene encoding protein CYSTEINE-RICH TRANSMEMBRANE MODULE 13-like, with protein sequence MYNQQQYPVGAPPPQGYPPKDAYPPAGYPPPGYAQGYPAQGYPPPPQYSQAPPQQKQQVGMLEGCLAALCCCCLLDACF